Genomic DNA from Candidatus Hydrogenedentota bacterium:
CCTCGTCACCCGATGAGTGTATTCGCCGGTCCATTGAGTTCTTTCAGGCCATGCAAAAGTCTCACGGATCGCTGAAGAGCGTTGGTATCGCGTCGTTCGGACCGGTTGACCCGAACCCTGGGTCTCCGACTTTCGGCTTCGTCACTACGACCCCCAAGCCGGGTTGGGCGCAAACCGACCTGGCGGGTCCGATTGGCAAAGCGCTCGGCGTCCCCATCGGCTTCGACACCGACGTGAACGGAGCTGCCTTGGGCGAGTTCCGATGGGGAGCGGCGCAAGGCCTCGACACGTTCGTGTACATCACTATCGGCACCGGAATCGGCGGCGGTGCGATGGTCGGCGGCAAACTCATCCACGGTCTCATGCATCCTGAGATGGGACACGTTCTCATGAAACACGACCGTGTCGAAGACCCCTTTGAGGGTGCGTGCCCCTACCACAAGGACTGTCTCGAAGGGCTAGCGTCCGGTCCGGCCATTGAGCAACGCTGGAACGAACGTGCCGAAAACCTTCCACCCGACCATCCGGCTTGGGACCTTGAAGCCAAGTACTTGGCACACGGGATTGTCCCGCAAATCTATATCCTTTCACCGCAACGCATCATCATGGGCGGCGGCGTAATGGATCAGGTACATCTCTTTCCGAAAGTGCGCCGCCATGTCCAAGAAATCCTCAATGGATACATCCAAGCACAAGCCATTCTGGAAAATATAGATGACTTTATCGTGCCGCCTGGACTCGGCAACCGGGCAGGCGTGCTGGGGGCAATTGCGCTGGCTCAGGAGGCGACGGGCTGCTAGGGAATTGCGCACACAGGGTAATGTATCGATGACACAATCTGCTCCTTCTACCGAGAGATCAGAGCGCGTTTTCGAGAGGAAGAAATCCGTGAGGAGCAACCTCGGACTCCATCTCATTGGTTGTGTGGCGCTCTTCGTCTTGGTGGTGATACTCCTCGTCGTCTCCACGTATGTGACTTTAGACTTCATGTACTTTGGGATCATGACGCTCGTTCTAGGGCTTCTGGGTCTGAACGTGCTTTCTAGGGCATACAACCTCTTGCGAGCTCCTATCAGAGTCACAGTCGGTGAACAATGCCTCCGAGTCGAACATCGGCGTGCCACCAACGAATGGACGTGGGAGCAAATCGGAGGATGTATATGGCGCGGAGACGCTGTGCTCATAATTTGCCAGAGGACCGGAAGACCCT
This window encodes:
- a CDS encoding ROK family protein; its protein translation is SSPDECIRRSIEFFQAMQKSHGSLKSVGIASFGPVDPNPGSPTFGFVTTTPKPGWAQTDLAGPIGKALGVPIGFDTDVNGAALGEFRWGAAQGLDTFVYITIGTGIGGGAMVGGKLIHGLMHPEMGHVLMKHDRVEDPFEGACPYHKDCLEGLASGPAIEQRWNERAENLPPDHPAWDLEAKYLAHGIVPQIYILSPQRIIMGGGVMDQVHLFPKVRRHVQEILNGYIQAQAILENIDDFIVPPGLGNRAGVLGAIALAQEATGC